The DNA region TTGATTCGGGCATTTGGGTGACAAATAGTTCGGCTAAACAACTCATTGACGGGCTCCTTCGATCATTAAATACGCCCTATTTTAACGTATTATCAAATCATATCAATAGGTTAAGCCGTTTTTATTACGCAGAGGTTTCAACTTACTTCTCGAAAGCAATTTTTCATTTAAGAAAATTTGACAAATGACAAAAAATGTGAAATGTTCAGGAAGAATTTGGGGTAATAATGGAGTTAAGGTCTCTAGCTTATTTTCAAGATCCAGCTGACTGAGGGGTTTTGATTTTAAATAGATGGGCCTGGTACCACATGGAACCGAAAGATATTTTACTAGGCGTTTTTGCTGCTGCTGTCTGGGGAATCAATTATGTCCTCATAAAGTTGGGCATCAAAGATTTTCCACCACTCTTCTTCGCTGGGATACGTGCTGTAGTAGCATCTCTACCATTCATTGTTTTTTTTCCAAGACCTAATATTTCTTTCAAGCTCCTTTTCGCTATCAGTGGCACAATGTTTATCACTATATCCTTTCTATTTTTAGCTCTATCATTGGGGCTAGCAGCCTCCATAACCAGCATTACACTTCAAACTCAGAGCTTCTTTACAGTTTTTCTGGCCTTCCTTTTCCTGAAAGAATCAATCCGCTTATATCAAATGTTGGGAATTTTATTCGCTTTTGTAGGCGTATGCTTTATTACCAATGATCCAACCAATATTCAAAGCATCGCAGGTATGATTCTTATTCTGATCGCAGCTTTAAGCTGGGGAGGATCTAATTTGCTCATAAAGAAGGCTGGTAATGTGAATGTTATCGCACTCATGATATGGGTAAACCTAATTCTTTCCCCGCTTTTATTAGGATCATCGTTTGCACTCGAAGAAACGGGAGCCATTTTCGAAGCATTGGAAAAAGCAACGCTTATAAGCTATGGAATTGTTGCATTTAGCAGCGTTTTTTCTGGCATCATGTGCTACTCCTTATGGGCATACCTTTTACGCAAGTATCCAACCACCTTAGTCGCACCATTTTCCATGCTTGTGCCAGTATTTGCCATTCTGCTTTCCACCTGTTTTATGGGAGAGCACTTTAGCAATGAGCTTGGGATTGGCTCAGCATTTGTACTTCTCGGCCTTCTTGTCATTCAAGGGGTTATTAATCCTAAAGCCTTTGTTTCATACAGCCTTAGACTCTCTAAAAAAGTAGCTTAGGCATAAAATTTTACGCAACAAGCAATATTTAAGTGACTCAGTTATGAGTGTTATGTTACGAAAATGGTGTAAGAGTTTTGTCTTTGGAATTGGAAACGAATGATGTCTGTTAAAAATATTTTCGCGTTACTGTTCATCGCAAGTTGTGCCGGAGGCTGCACCCTTTTTCAGGATGATGTTAGTGATCGAGAATTTCCCAATCTAGCCGACATCCCTCCAAGGCCAGTGACAGAGTCGTCGTTGAAACGCCAAGAAATAATTAAAAACTTACAAAACGATCAAGAAGAAGCCCGTTCAAAGACATCTTCAACACACAAAAAGTAAGCTCCCCTCTTCTCCTATCTGCCGCTTTGAAAACCCAGATTCAACGATAACGCAAAAAAAATCACCGGACCCTTTCGAACCCGGTGAAAAAATCTGTGCTAGGTAACAAGCCTAGCTAAACTCTTGGGATGAAAAAAACGAATTCTTCAATCCTCTAATTATATATAACTACACCGGAACCATCTTCAGGGCCAACATAATTTTCGCAAACGACAATTGTGATTTTCGCATACCAGACACAACTTATTGTTTTCATACAAAACAATCTTTAAAGTTTGAGTTTTTTTTCTGCAAAAAAATATGCTGTGAGAACAAATACCACTAGAGTTACAAGCATAAACCAAGGAAATCCACTATCCCCTAATCGGGTCATCATAAATCCGCAAACGATTGGACCTAGCATCCCCCCAACACCATTCATAAAGAAATATCCCGCTGTGGCACCTGCTAAATTCGCGCCTGAGAAATGATGACCTAGGACCGCCAGCGTTAGTGGAAACATTCCTAAAATGGCTCCTCCGGCAAAGAAAAGGAGCGGCCAGGAAATAAACAATGATTCTCGCTCGATCAAAATGGTAGCAAAGGTCAGAATAATAAATAGGCTACATACGCATAACCCCTTAAGGTATCCAATTTTGTCTCCTAGCCATCCAATGGGGCCAGAAAGAACAATGCCGCCCATTAGACAAACTGTCACAAGCAGGGCTGCTCCAGGAATGCTGAGCCCCAATTGTTCTCCATACACAGCCAATAAATTCTCATTCACGGCCTCAGCCATTCCAGCCACAAGAGAGGCTACCGCTATAGTTGGTAAAGCCAGCAAAAGAACAACCCCATTAAACTTTACGGGATCATCCTCAAAATTTTGTGTGAGACGTTTCGCCCATATAAGAGGGATAGCCATAAACAACATAAATAAGGACGCAAATACAAAAGG from Alphaproteobacteria bacterium includes:
- a CDS encoding EamA family transporter, with translation MEPKDILLGVFAAAVWGINYVLIKLGIKDFPPLFFAGIRAVVASLPFIVFFPRPNISFKLLFAISGTMFITISFLFLALSLGLAASITSITLQTQSFFTVFLAFLFLKESIRLYQMLGILFAFVGVCFITNDPTNIQSIAGMILILIAALSWGGSNLLIKKAGNVNVIALMIWVNLILSPLLLGSSFALEETGAIFEALEKATLISYGIVAFSSVFSGIMCYSLWAYLLRKYPTTLVAPFSMLVPVFAILLSTCFMGEHFSNELGIGSAFVLLGLLVIQGVINPKAFVSYSLRLSKKVA
- a CDS encoding MFS transporter, whose product is MARSLISEVFGETTHSETLRAVLISVVGVGFAIGFIDPLISELLDQKGFDEEYIGFSSGMQRAGFILVSLIIPLVIHKMGARPLFLTGILLLSASFLAVPFVETQLWLLPLRVLLGSATGILFIMGGATVCQLSHRTHKGIMLGFYAAATAGGVTLGPTLIEVLPTKGAFPFVFASLFMLFMAIPLIWAKRLTQNFEDDPVKFNGVVLLLALPTIAVASLVAGMAEAVNENLLAVYGEQLGLSIPGAALLVTVCLMGGIVLSGPIGWLGDKIGYLKGLCVCSLFIILTFATILIERESLFISWPLLFFAGGAILGMFPLTLAVLGHHFSGANLAGATAGYFFMNGVGGMLGPIVCGFMMTRLGDSGFPWFMLVTLVVFVLTAYFFAEKKLKL